GCGTCTAGCCCGGTTCTTCACTAGCTACTTCACCTATCGCGATTTGTTGCCCTTTGTGCTAGATGATGATGGCAAAACTTTGATTGTGCTTCGTCACCATGATCAACAGCAATTGGGGTTAGATGCTGACGGAACGATGCGATCGCTGCCCTTCCCCATTGTCTCCGTTGAGATTTTACGCACCTATGACCCGAATCGGCCTGCTGCAACTAGGGCCAGTCTAGAAAATTGGGCATATTACTGTGTAAGGCAACAAGGTCAGTTGAAAGACTTCATTGCCAAACAGGGCTTGTGCCGCCTGAGTAATTGGGCTTTGCTGAATCGGGTTAGTCATCGACAACTTGAGGGGTTTTCTCCCCACGATCGAGCACTCATTAGCGCCTTTCACCGGGTCTACCGCCGCGATCGCCGCCGTCAACACCAAACTGGCAAGTGTCCCGACCCTACCCCTGCCCAACTCCAAGAGATGAGCGGGTATTTACAGCAAGTTGGCATCAACTTGAGGGGGGCGGCATTGCTCCACAAGTTGCAAACCTTAGCTATGGGTCTACGGCAACTAGAGCAGTGGGTGGGGGGTGTTGCACCACCAGCTATTTCAATCGATGAACTGGATTCAGAAACCGGTCAAGTGAGTCAGTTACCTGACCCTAGGGCTGAGAATAATGTAATGGCGATCGAACGACAGGAAATTCAAGACTTTTGCCATGAGCAACTTGTGCGATCGTTAGCTCAAGCCATCACCGTGGGATTATCTGAGCATGTGGCCAGTATTCAGAGACGGCCTCGGTATGCCAAGTTTGCCAACTGTATACTACAGGGATTATGGCTAATCTACAGTCAAGGTAAATCCCAAACGGAGATTGCACCCCTGTTAGGCATGACCAATCAGATACAGGTTAGTCGAGTGTTGGGGTTGACAGAGTTGCTGAATCGAGTACGACGGCATACGGTTGAGATGCTTTTCCACAGCTTGGTCAAGCTGGTTGAAGACCTTGATTTAGTTCAAATTCAGAGCCAACCAGATTACCTCAATAACTTGCAAACTGCTATTGAAAGCTTTGTGGATGAGGAAATTTTTCAGGCAGCAGCAGCAGAACTGATGACTACGAAAGGTCGAGCCTTCGATAGTCTCTATGCTCAGCAACTACGTCACCAGATTCAAACTTATCAGGAGGTTAACCTAGCATGAGTTACGCTACCCTTGAATACCCACCCCTTCCGATCATTCCCCCTGACCCTATACCGCTGACCCAAACTGATATTCAGCAGGCAATACAGTTGAGTGATGCCGTACTGGGGGAGGAATGTCAATGGCAAACCTATCTCCAGGGTCTGGCTTTGATGGGGTTTACAACTTGGCTGCGGGAGCGATCGCCCCATCTCTCTGTTCAGCTAGAGCATTGTTCTCTCTGGCAGCCAGAGGTGGCTACGGTTATACCAGCAGCTTGTAAGTTGATTGTAGGAGATTTTTCCCTCTGCTTGTTGGCTACTGAGCACCTGTGGCATGAGCTGGTCAACATTCCCAGGGCTGTTTTGGAATTACCTACTTTCACAGCCCACTTCTATGTGGTGATTGAGGTGCAAGAAGAGGAGGAGCAGGTGGTGATTCAAGGCTTTGCTCGGTTTGACCAACTAGATGCCTATCGACGATCGCATACCCTTTCTCCCCATCCAGATTGGAGTTATTCTCTACCCCTCCACTGGTTTGATCCAGAACCGAATCACCTTCTCACTTACTTACAGGTGCTAGATCCAGCAGCAATCATCCTACCGGAATCTGCTATGGATACCTCTGCTGACCAGACCCTCGACCATCCTATTGATGTGTATCAATTGCTAGCAGGGTTGAAATCCTCTAATTGCCCTCTATGGCAGCAGTTGTCTTGGGAGCAGGGGCAACGAGTGTTACAAAATCTGGAATTGCTAAGGTTGTGTTACCAATGGCAGCAAGCTCCAAACACTGAGGATAGTCCCAATGTACGTCTGTTGGAGTTACTCACCTTGGCGTTGCAGAGGGTAGTGCGACTGGGGCGATGGTTGCAGGGAGAACTTGACGACATGGCCAACCAGTTGGGATTGTTTTTGCTACCGACAACAGCTATGGTTGCCCCAATGCTGTCACTTGATCGCTTTGAGGCGGCGATTGCAGAATTACGAAATCAGAGTATGGATATTCCACCTCAACCTACTCGCGCCTACCAAGACTTAGATTGGCAGGATGTTCCTCTGCGCCTCTGTATTCTCACTTGGCGGGTATCTGAGAATGCTGCCCTTGATGACCAAGCTAGGTTTTCTGTGCTGTTCA
The Cyanobacteriota bacterium DNA segment above includes these coding regions:
- a CDS encoding DUF1822 family protein: MSYATLEYPPLPIIPPDPIPLTQTDIQQAIQLSDAVLGEECQWQTYLQGLALMGFTTWLRERSPHLSVQLEHCSLWQPEVATVIPAACKLIVGDFSLCLLATEHLWHELVNIPRAVLELPTFTAHFYVVIEVQEEEEQVVIQGFARFDQLDAYRRSHTLSPHPDWSYSLPLHWFDPEPNHLLTYLQVLDPAAIILPESAMDTSADQTLDHPIDVYQLLAGLKSSNCPLWQQLSWEQGQRVLQNLELLRLCYQWQQAPNTEDSPNVRLLELLTLALQRVVRLGRWLQGELDDMANQLGLFLLPTTAMVAPMLSLDRFEAAIAELRNQSMDIPPQPTRAYQDLDWQDVPLRLCILTWRVSENAALDDQARFSVLFILGMQTNATLPDGLKLRVSNAIGVLHEPIAEFDDPFLFARVQGQLGDTFVVTICHINCPPLTLAPYQLTLA